The Flavobacteriales bacterium genome includes a region encoding these proteins:
- a CDS encoding hydroxymethylglutaryl-CoA lyase has protein sequence MQASKSNMNVKIIECPRDAMQGLHWFVPTQTKIDYLNSLLKVGYHTIDCGSFVSPKVIPQMRDTIEVLDNLNDSETKLSVIVANKRGIDDAVKHLKVNYLGFPFSISETFQQRNTNQSITESLDVVKYLVDQSKKHEKEVVIYISMGFGNNYGDDWNADIVEDWVGKIEEIGVDSFSISDTVGVSDAAKIKAVFEKLNKSFKNSEFGAHFHTRKDNWKEKVETAWQHGCRRFDGALKGFGGCPMAEDKLVGNMPTENLVQFFDENNIDHNLDLKNFAKSAVLAGTIFE, from the coding sequence CGATGCCATGCAGGGGTTGCATTGGTTTGTGCCTACCCAAACAAAAATTGATTACCTAAATAGTCTTTTAAAGGTGGGCTATCACACGATTGATTGCGGCAGTTTTGTGTCGCCAAAAGTAATTCCTCAAATGCGTGATACCATCGAAGTTTTGGATAATCTCAACGATTCTGAAACAAAACTTTCGGTAATTGTGGCAAACAAACGAGGCATAGACGATGCGGTTAAACACCTAAAAGTCAATTATTTAGGATTTCCTTTTTCTATTTCTGAAACCTTTCAGCAACGCAATACCAATCAATCCATTACAGAAAGTTTGGACGTGGTAAAATATTTGGTTGACCAAAGCAAAAAGCATGAAAAGGAAGTGGTAATATACATTTCGATGGGGTTTGGCAACAATTATGGCGATGATTGGAATGCGGATATTGTGGAAGATTGGGTGGGGAAAATTGAAGAAATTGGTGTTGATTCATTCTCTATAAGTGATACAGTAGGTGTGTCGGATGCTGCAAAAATTAAGGCAGTGTTTGAAAAACTGAATAAGAGTTTTAAAAACAGCGAGTTTGGGGCACATTTTCACACACGAAAAGACAATTGGAAAGAAAAGGTGGAAACCGCTTGGCAACATGGCTGCCGTAGGTTTGACGGGGCTTTGAAGGGATTTGGCGGTTGCCCCATGGCCGAGGACAAATTGGTGGGAAATATGCCAACGGAAAATTTGGTTCAGTTTTTTGACGAAAACAACATTGACCATAATCTCGACCTCAAAAATTTTGCAAAATCAGCGGTTTTGGCCGGAACTATCTTTGAATAA
- a CDS encoding thioredoxin family protein, whose amino-acid sequence MKFRFLIFLFLVGISSAKAQINFVSGTYEEALAKASAEGKLLFIDFRADWCKPCLEMEKTTFQDVDLGNYMADNFISYKVDVDYFDGMDLQEKFNASVLPTLLVIDPIDEAVQLRLIGLKTKSELETELKKLRNEPIVVVEPTPTETEPAENPSKRKCFLRRWLDKITE is encoded by the coding sequence ATGAAATTTCGATTTTTAATTTTCTTATTCCTTGTGGGCATTTCTTCTGCAAAGGCACAAATCAACTTTGTTTCGGGCACATACGAAGAAGCCTTGGCCAAAGCATCTGCCGAAGGCAAATTGTTGTTCATTGATTTTAGGGCAGATTGGTGCAAACCTTGTTTAGAAATGGAAAAAACCACGTTTCAGGATGTGGATTTAGGAAATTATATGGCTGACAATTTTATTTCCTACAAGGTAGATGTTGACTATTTTGACGGTATGGATTTGCAGGAAAAGTTCAATGCCTCTGTGTTGCCCACCCTATTGGTTATAGACCCGATTGACGAAGCTGTTCAACTCAGATTAATTGGTCTAAAAACGAAATCGGAATTAGAAACCGAACTCAAAAAACTTCGAAACGAACCCATTGTTGTGGTGGAACCTACACCTACCGAAACTGAACCAGCCGAAAATCCGTCAAAGCGAAAGTGCTTTCTTCGCCGATGGTTGGATAAAATTACGGAGTAG
- a CDS encoding tyrosine-protein phosphatase — MKFLFIIWIGFLVSFKPHSFSQSSTHFKNLHQLNDSIFRSEQPSKKGFKELEKLGIQTILNLRNNKKDKTSKSSNLRLEHIEIKPTEVTYADVVSALKIIKTAPKPLLVHCYYGSDRTGVIVATYRMALCDWEREDAIDEFRKTEYGYHEKRLPQLLTFLQNLDIEKLNADLK; from the coding sequence ATGAAATTCCTTTTTATTATTTGGATTGGTTTTTTGGTGAGCTTCAAACCTCACTCTTTTTCCCAAAGTTCTACGCATTTTAAGAATTTGCATCAGCTAAATGATTCTATTTTTCGGTCGGAGCAGCCCTCTAAAAAAGGATTTAAAGAATTGGAAAAACTGGGTATTCAAACCATTTTAAACCTCCGAAATAATAAGAAAGATAAAACCTCGAAAAGCTCCAATCTGCGGCTGGAACATATAGAGATAAAACCAACAGAAGTGACCTATGCAGATGTGGTATCGGCATTAAAAATTATAAAAACCGCACCAAAACCGCTGCTTGTTCACTGCTATTATGGCTCTGATAGAACAGGGGTAATTGTGGCCACCTACCGCATGGCTTTGTGCGATTGGGAAAGGGAAGATGCCATAGATGAATTTAGAAAAACCGAGTACGGCTATCATGAAAAAAGACTGCCCCAGTTGCTTACCTTTTTGCAGAACCTTGATATTGAGAAACTTAATGCCGATTTGAAATAA
- a CDS encoding thioredoxin family protein, with translation MKKTIYGILLLVLGISVKAQNNHSFFIDQDWEKARDLAKESNKILIVDFYTEWCGWCKVMDKNTFSDSTVLAALNKDFVGLKLDAEKGIGVDVAMKYGVSGYPTIGYFYPSGKPIAIWSGYCEPAVFLQNLDSIKSRAISGIDFYPGVSSNLNLDFPDFFLKANGKNGKRKYPDEKTLTKWLSKNDVMNEVGFRVFQRFSFLLNDSMQNLFTSLMPEYNKQFATEEVYSVGRDLIFMQLNKATSANDTALFNEILHKAPLYCEPGKSEDLKADLRFQYYQDTKDYAHLVPMVEERFGEQSEGERYLLNNIAWELVENCSDKALLERAAKWMAKVIVAEPKYNYIDTYAWLLYKTNKLELAKEVAERAINVAKNEGKNAAETEKLLELLKQ, from the coding sequence ATGAAAAAAACAATCTATGGAATTTTATTGCTGGTGCTGGGCATCAGCGTAAAAGCTCAAAATAACCACAGCTTTTTTATTGACCAAGACTGGGAAAAAGCCCGAGATTTGGCCAAAGAATCAAATAAAATTTTGATCGTTGATTTTTATACCGAGTGGTGTGGTTGGTGCAAAGTGATGGATAAAAACACCTTTTCAGATAGCACGGTTCTCGCTGCCTTAAACAAAGATTTTGTTGGTTTAAAATTAGATGCAGAAAAGGGAATTGGAGTGGATGTGGCCATGAAATATGGGGTTTCCGGCTATCCCACCATTGGTTACTTTTACCCTTCGGGCAAACCCATTGCCATTTGGTCTGGCTATTGTGAGCCGGCGGTATTCTTGCAGAATTTAGATTCTATTAAATCTAGGGCTATATCGGGTATCGACTTCTACCCAGGCGTTAGTTCAAATTTGAATCTTGATTTTCCAGACTTTTTTCTAAAAGCAAATGGAAAAAATGGAAAACGAAAATATCCGGATGAAAAAACACTCACAAAATGGCTTTCAAAAAATGATGTGATGAACGAAGTAGGGTTTCGTGTTTTTCAACGTTTTAGTTTTTTGCTAAACGATAGTATGCAAAATCTTTTTACATCATTAATGCCTGAATATAACAAACAGTTTGCTACGGAGGAGGTCTATTCGGTGGGCAGAGATTTAATATTTATGCAATTGAACAAAGCTACAAGTGCAAACGATACTGCACTGTTTAATGAAATATTACATAAAGCTCCTTTATATTGCGAACCGGGCAAGTCGGAAGATTTGAAAGCCGATCTACGATTTCAATACTACCAGGACACAAAGGATTATGCCCATTTGGTTCCTATGGTTGAGGAACGTTTTGGTGAGCAAAGCGAGGGTGAGCGGTATTTGCTGAATAATATTGCATGGGAATTGGTTGAAAATTGCTCAGACAAAGCACTTTTGGAACGAGCCGCCAAATGGATGGCTAAGGTTATTGTGGCCGAACCCAAATACAATTATATCGATACGTATGCTTGGTTGCTGTACAAAACCAATAAGTTGGAATTGGCCAAAGAAGTTGCCGAACGTGCCATAAATGTGGCCAAAAACGAAGGAAAAAATGCCGCTGAGACAGAGAAACTACTTGAATTGCTTAAACAATGA
- a CDS encoding type I restriction enzyme HsdR N-terminal domain-containing protein gives MANIQQIVKELKKSLSNFDLNKAIEISDNEAKTRMYLVEPFFEALRFNRGFENGNLVPEFDADFATLKGKKVDYAILFRNKPEIIIEVKKCNTRLNDKHLAQLNEYFNNTNDSKIGILTNGVQFDFYCRNNNGGSGLHPTSFYSFSWENIEGSQIEKLAEFYATSIDTKLIIDNAQDSFFMEGFEEALFKELANPSKEFTKAIFAHMNGNRMTENIEKQIRELINSVSIKSALDKLILEESTRANSGIITTEEELKVFHVIKTILAQHKRIDTNSVGYRDFKGKFSILIDDNLKKKICDLYITPTNQKIDIDGNKIDITDIDSIVKLKKSLIDKALTYM, from the coding sequence ATGGCTAACATTCAACAAATTGTAAAAGAACTCAAAAAATCATTGTCAAACTTTGACCTTAATAAGGCAATTGAAATCTCTGACAATGAAGCAAAAACCAGAATGTACCTTGTTGAACCATTTTTTGAAGCACTTCGATTCAATAGGGGTTTTGAAAATGGAAACTTAGTTCCTGAATTTGACGCTGATTTTGCAACTCTTAAAGGTAAAAAAGTCGATTATGCTATTTTGTTCAGAAATAAACCCGAAATCATCATAGAGGTAAAAAAATGTAATACAAGATTGAATGATAAACATCTTGCTCAATTGAATGAATATTTCAATAACACGAATGACTCAAAAATTGGCATACTCACAAATGGTGTCCAATTTGACTTTTATTGTCGAAACAATAACGGCGGTTCTGGACTGCACCCTACATCATTTTACTCATTTAGTTGGGAGAACATTGAGGGTAGCCAAATTGAAAAACTAGCTGAATTTTATGCTACATCTATTGACACAAAACTAATTATTGATAATGCCCAAGATTCATTTTTTATGGAGGGCTTTGAAGAGGCACTTTTCAAGGAACTTGCGAACCCTTCAAAGGAGTTTACAAAGGCAATTTTTGCACACATGAATGGGAATCGAATGACCGAAAATATTGAAAAACAAATCCGAGAGTTAATAAATTCCGTATCGATAAAATCCGCACTTGACAAATTGATTTTAGAAGAATCGACTAGAGCAAATTCCGGTATTATAACAACGGAGGAGGAATTAAAAGTATTCCATGTCATTAAGACCATTTTAGCTCAGCATAAACGAATTGATACAAATTCCGTTGGTTACCGTGATTTTAAAGGGAAATTTTCTATCTTGATTGACGACAATTTGAAGAAAAAGATTTGTGATCTCTACATTACTCCGACTAATCAAAAGATTGATATCGATGGGAACAAAATTGACATTACGGACATAGATAGTATAGTTAAACTGAAAAAATCGTTAATTGACAAGGCATTAACCTACATGTGA
- a CDS encoding ABC transporter ATP-binding protein translates to MIRLNNIEKYFGQLKVLDGIQLEIAKGEVVSIVGASGAGKTTLLQIMGTLDKPTSGSVLFNDVAVNELNAKNLAEFRNQNIGFIFQFHHLLPEFTALENVCIPAYIGKKGKAETEKRAKELLDYLGLNHRFGHKPNALSGGEQQRVAVARALMNSPMVVLADEPSGNLDTENANELHKLFFDLRNEFGQTFVIVTHNDQLAASTDRKVVMKDGRLV, encoded by the coding sequence GTGATTCGATTAAACAACATAGAAAAATATTTTGGGCAGCTAAAAGTGTTGGATGGCATTCAATTAGAAATTGCCAAAGGTGAAGTGGTGAGCATTGTGGGAGCCTCAGGAGCCGGAAAAACCACCCTGCTGCAAATTATGGGAACGTTAGACAAACCAACCTCGGGCAGTGTGCTGTTTAACGATGTGGCCGTAAACGAACTGAACGCCAAAAATCTGGCGGAATTCCGCAATCAAAACATTGGTTTTATTTTTCAGTTTCATCACCTGTTGCCCGAGTTTACAGCATTGGAAAATGTTTGTATTCCGGCCTATATTGGTAAAAAGGGAAAAGCCGAAACCGAGAAACGAGCCAAAGAATTGTTGGATTATTTGGGCTTAAACCACCGGTTTGGCCACAAACCCAATGCCCTGAGTGGTGGCGAACAACAACGGGTGGCAGTGGCACGTGCCCTAATGAACAGCCCCATGGTGGTATTGGCCGACGAACCCAGCGGCAACCTCGACACCGAAAATGCCAACGAACTGCACAAACTGTTTTTCGACCTAAGAAACGAATTTGGCCAAACCTTTGTCATTGTTACCCACAACGACCAACTTGCCGCCAGCACCGATAGAAAAGTGGTGATGAAAGATGGTAGGTTGGTGTGA
- a CDS encoding M1 family metallopeptidase, protein MKNLFVLIFICLSTLGFSQQKTGQLIEYQSSSNQYYWKNRKPFEGYWQQDVHYVIDAQIDDKEESVTGQLRLTYWNNSPDALDRVYFHLYQNAFTPNSYLTNMTNQDKIQTKFGYHEGLGEGTVIKSFKINGNVVSYTIDNTILMANLAKKLEPNQGLTFDIEFVTYWDKDDAGSLRRRMKTFRHGGKDDKDFLHFDGVHWYPRITVYDRKFGWTTDQHLGKEFYGDYGVYEVNLTFPNQYIVEATGNLLNKTEVYTNGLRDKIDVKNYKDKPVALADVTNAETPNGTTKTWSFMAINVHDFAFTADPTYRIGEVMWKGISCIALVQEEHAHTWQQSAQFVADVVKTYSEKVGMYAYPKMIAADARDGMEYPMLTLDGGSFPGHKGLLAHEIGHNWFFGMVGNNETYQASLDEGFTQFLTAMSQKILDNVNTMPNYRDDGTVFYGYMYHAINENSARLNIHSDHFNSAERHGGGYGQVYYKTATMLYNLQYVLGDELFAEAFANYFDQWKICHPYWEDFRTSIIQYTKVDLNWFFDEWIENTSTIDYAVKNVKSLGENKYEITFERKGMEMPIDFTVIGKNGSLTNYHIPNNYFVKKTSATVLPTWKGWDLINKEYKAVVEIADGIKDVIIDPSGRLADINQLNNSKKCPVNSSLDKMQFQYSSFRNYRLSYRPDIWWNAVDGVKAGVKFSGDYFYIKHKFNAYSWYNTGLGAIADDSVRNNRDLLSYQIDYQTRLYPNVDFAAESRWVDGWRFHRVGVSRLMNKGNVGFSLASADRTNAQYLIYQEFANAGMDNWMEAKLTRNLKQMKGNGTLTIKAQAPFLFTDYAYSSVSAELLNNRSIKKMNLKTRVFGQMMDGNIAPEAMLQLSGANTYDLMNSRYTRSIGWLTQDPLTYSRNGNHLHQGGGLNIRGFSGVQATNNNETDSFYIYSGSRGLAFNAELDFGNYINPKLKKLGRKININPYLFTDLGVLGNANNQYSDLRMDAGVGANFALLFNNKWTATKPLNIRVDLPFFLNRIPEEQNDYLKFRYVVGINRAF, encoded by the coding sequence ATGAAAAATTTATTTGTACTGATTTTTATTTGTCTCTCAACACTTGGCTTTAGCCAACAAAAAACTGGACAACTTATTGAATATCAAAGTTCTTCAAACCAATATTATTGGAAAAATCGAAAACCGTTTGAGGGCTATTGGCAGCAGGATGTGCATTATGTTATTGATGCTCAGATAGATGACAAGGAGGAATCTGTAACTGGACAACTGAGACTTACCTATTGGAACAATTCTCCGGATGCGTTAGACAGAGTTTATTTTCATTTGTATCAAAATGCGTTTACACCCAATTCGTACTTAACCAACATGACCAATCAGGACAAAATTCAAACAAAATTTGGTTATCATGAAGGTTTGGGCGAAGGAACTGTTATTAAATCTTTTAAAATAAACGGAAACGTGGTTTCTTATACCATAGACAACACCATTTTAATGGCCAATTTAGCCAAAAAACTTGAACCGAATCAGGGCTTAACCTTTGATATTGAATTTGTTACCTATTGGGATAAAGACGATGCCGGAAGCCTTCGCCGACGAATGAAGACCTTTCGGCACGGTGGAAAAGATGACAAGGATTTTTTGCATTTTGATGGCGTGCATTGGTATCCGCGTATCACGGTTTACGACCGAAAATTCGGTTGGACCACCGACCAACATCTTGGTAAAGAATTTTACGGCGATTATGGTGTGTATGAAGTAAACCTCACATTCCCGAACCAATACATCGTTGAGGCAACCGGAAATTTGCTGAATAAAACCGAAGTTTACACCAACGGCCTAAGAGATAAAATTGATGTAAAAAACTATAAAGATAAGCCCGTTGCATTAGCCGATGTTACCAATGCCGAAACACCGAATGGAACCACCAAAACATGGAGTTTTATGGCCATAAACGTACATGATTTTGCCTTTACAGCCGACCCAACCTACCGCATTGGAGAAGTGATGTGGAAAGGAATAAGCTGCATTGCACTTGTGCAAGAAGAACACGCCCACACGTGGCAACAATCGGCTCAATTTGTAGCCGATGTGGTAAAAACCTATTCCGAAAAAGTGGGGATGTATGCCTACCCAAAAATGATTGCTGCTGATGCCCGTGATGGCATGGAATATCCGATGTTGACTCTTGACGGTGGTAGTTTTCCGGGCCACAAAGGACTTTTGGCTCACGAAATTGGTCACAACTGGTTTTTTGGTATGGTGGGCAACAACGAAACCTATCAGGCTTCGTTGGATGAGGGCTTTACCCAATTTTTGACAGCCATGTCGCAAAAAATACTCGACAATGTTAACACTATGCCCAACTACCGCGACGACGGAACCGTTTTTTATGGATATATGTACCATGCCATAAATGAAAATTCAGCACGACTAAACATCCATTCCGACCATTTTAACTCAGCCGAGCGACACGGCGGTGGCTATGGCCAGGTTTATTACAAAACAGCCACCATGCTCTACAATCTGCAATATGTCTTGGGCGATGAATTGTTTGCCGAGGCTTTTGCCAACTATTTCGACCAATGGAAAATATGCCACCCATATTGGGAAGATTTTAGAACCTCCATCATTCAATACACAAAAGTGGACTTAAATTGGTTTTTTGATGAATGGATAGAGAATACTTCAACCATTGATTATGCAGTCAAAAACGTAAAATCGTTGGGCGAAAACAAATACGAAATAACCTTTGAACGAAAAGGTATGGAAATGCCCATTGACTTTACGGTTATTGGAAAAAATGGTTCATTAACCAATTACCATATACCCAACAACTATTTTGTTAAAAAAACGTCAGCCACGGTGTTACCTACTTGGAAAGGTTGGGATTTGATAAACAAAGAATACAAAGCCGTGGTGGAAATAGCCGACGGAATAAAGGATGTGATTATTGACCCAAGTGGCCGATTGGCTGATATAAATCAATTGAACAACAGCAAAAAATGTCCGGTAAATTCTTCACTCGATAAAATGCAATTTCAATACAGTTCATTCAGAAATTATAGACTCAGCTACCGACCTGATATATGGTGGAATGCCGTGGATGGTGTAAAAGCCGGAGTAAAATTTTCGGGTGATTATTTCTATATCAAACACAAATTTAATGCATATTCTTGGTATAATACCGGGCTTGGAGCCATTGCCGATGATTCGGTTAGAAACAATCGAGACCTGTTAAGCTACCAAATTGATTATCAAACAAGATTGTATCCCAATGTTGATTTTGCTGCAGAAAGCCGCTGGGTGGACGGTTGGCGATTTCACCGAGTAGGTGTTTCGAGATTAATGAACAAAGGCAATGTTGGATTCTCGCTGGCCAGTGCCGATAGAACCAATGCTCAATACCTTATTTATCAGGAATTTGCCAATGCCGGAATGGACAACTGGATGGAGGCGAAATTGACACGAAATTTAAAGCAAATGAAAGGAAACGGCACCCTGACCATAAAAGCTCAAGCTCCATTTTTATTCACTGATTATGCTTATTCATCTGTGTCTGCCGAATTGCTCAACAATAGAAGCATCAAAAAAATGAACCTAAAAACCCGGGTTTTTGGTCAGATGATGGACGGAAACATTGCCCCCGAAGCAATGTTGCAGCTAAGCGGAGCAAACACCTACGATTTAATGAACAGCCGCTATACCCGAAGCATTGGATGGCTAACGCAAGACCCATTGACATATAGCCGAAACGGAAACCACCTGCATCAAGGTGGAGGGTTGAACATTCGAGGATTTTCGGGTGTGCAGGCCACCAACAACAACGAAACGGATTCGTTTTATATCTACAGTGGTAGCCGTGGGTTGGCATTTAATGCCGAACTTGATTTTGGCAACTACATCAACCCAAAACTGAAAAAACTAGGACGAAAAATAAACATTAACCCCTATTTGTTTACTGATTTGGGTGTGCTTGGCAATGCTAATAATCAATACAGCGACCTAAGAATGGATGCAGGTGTTGGAGCCAATTTTGCGTTGCTTTTCAACAACAAATGGACCGCCACCAAACCACTCAACATTCGGGTTGATCTTCCATTTTTCTTAAACCGAATACCCGAGGAACAAAATGACTACCTCAAATTTAGATACGTTGTAGGCATAAACAGAGCATTTTAA
- the folE gene encoding GTP cyclohydrolase I FolE: MIKDCTNTPLRKDAFELSDDEKIAKIETHVRGILDVLGMDLTDDSLSKTPHRVAKMYVKEIFAGLNPKNKPEITLFENKYKYSQMLVEKDIAVFSTCEHHLVPIYGKAHVAYISNGEVIGLSKINRIVKHYCKRPQVQERLTRQIAAELRETLKTDDVAVVIDAAHMCVAARGIEDVNSSTVTADISGQFQKEATRMEFLRYIGY, translated from the coding sequence ATGATTAAAGACTGCACAAATACCCCACTTCGAAAAGATGCTTTTGAGTTGAGCGATGACGAAAAAATTGCCAAAATTGAAACGCATGTTCGTGGCATTTTGGACGTGCTTGGTATGGATTTGACGGACGACAGCCTTTCAAAAACTCCTCACAGAGTGGCAAAAATGTACGTTAAAGAGATTTTTGCCGGCCTTAACCCAAAAAACAAACCAGAGATAACACTTTTTGAAAATAAGTACAAATACAGCCAGATGTTGGTTGAAAAAGACATAGCTGTTTTTAGTACGTGCGAACATCATTTGGTGCCTATTTATGGCAAAGCCCATGTGGCCTATATCAGCAATGGCGAGGTAATTGGCCTATCAAAAATCAACCGAATTGTTAAACATTATTGCAAAAGGCCGCAGGTGCAAGAAAGACTGACACGACAAATTGCGGCAGAACTTCGTGAAACATTAAAAACCGACGACGTGGCAGTGGTGATTGATGCTGCCCACATGTGTGTTGCAGCTCGCGGCATTGAAGATGTAAATTCTTCAACCGTTACCGCCGATATTAGTGGGCAATTTCAAAAAGAGGCCACCCGCATGGAGTTTTTGCGGTATATTGGATATTAA
- a CDS encoding 6-carboxytetrahydropterin synthase, whose protein sequence is MKISVIRKTHFNAAHRLHNPVWTNERNREVFGKCNMPNYHGHNYVLEVKLTGDIDPETGYIMDLGILREIVDREIVERYDHRNLNLDIPEFQHLNPTAENIAVVIFNKLRAAIDPQYKLGLRLYETDRNFVDIEE, encoded by the coding sequence ATGAAAATTTCGGTTATCAGAAAAACCCATTTCAATGCGGCTCATAGGTTGCACAATCCTGTATGGACAAACGAACGGAATCGGGAGGTTTTTGGAAAATGCAATATGCCTAATTATCATGGCCACAACTATGTGCTGGAAGTAAAACTTACCGGAGATATTGACCCCGAAACCGGATATATCATGGATTTAGGCATTTTAAGAGAAATTGTCGATCGGGAAATTGTAGAAAGATACGACCACAGAAACTTGAATTTAGACATACCCGAATTTCAACATTTAAACCCAACCGCTGAAAATATTGCCGTTGTTATTTTTAATAAACTGCGTGCTGCCATCGACCCACAATACAAACTTGGCCTGAGACTTTACGAAACCGACCGCAATTTTGTTGACATTGAAGAATAA
- a CDS encoding sigma-70 family RNA polymerase sigma factor: protein MDISKKITNEQPALSSYAMQLTKNIEDANDLVQETLLKALTYQTRFAEGTNLKGWLYTIMRNSFINNYRRLMRRNTFIDTTDNTYFLDASDYVTENMGETKFLAKDLEKAIETLPEDLKYTFELNMEGFKYHEIAEQLDIPIGTVKTRIFVAKRRLRKLLKTYAEHYGLKDE, encoded by the coding sequence ATGGACATTTCAAAAAAAATAACAAATGAGCAACCCGCACTGAGCAGCTATGCCATGCAGTTGACTAAAAATATAGAAGACGCAAACGACCTTGTGCAAGAAACCCTCTTAAAGGCATTGACCTATCAAACCCGATTTGCAGAAGGCACCAACCTCAAAGGATGGTTATATACCATAATGCGAAACAGTTTTATTAATAATTATCGGCGATTGATGCGTCGAAATACGTTTATTGATACTACTGACAACACCTATTTTTTGGATGCGTCTGACTATGTGACAGAAAATATGGGCGAAACCAAGTTTTTGGCAAAGGATCTTGAAAAAGCCATCGAAACATTACCCGAAGATTTGAAATATACCTTCGAGTTGAATATGGAAGGATTCAAATATCATGAAATAGCCGAGCAATTGGATATACCCATTGGTACTGTAAAAACCCGAATATTTGTGGCAAAACGTCGGTTAAGAAAACTACTAAAAACCTATGCCGAACATTATGGTTTGAAGGATGAATAA
- the prmA gene encoding 50S ribosomal protein L11 methyltransferase, with product MQYLEINIPVLDEKKEVLMAELELLGFESFWDKGSEVAAYIIEENFNHKLLYDKLAKYGMENSFSISKMENKNWNEEWESNYEPILIGSQVFVRSPFHEPNSEVNYEVIIQPQMSFGTGHHQTTQLVIEMMLTTDFTKKSVLDMGSGTGVLAILAEKMGASHVVAIDYDENCVENAAENLKYNGSENVKILQGSHEAIPDQEFDVVLSNITKNINVGLIPFLAKATKKGGQIILAGFLNFDLEEIDNIVCSHGFAIDRNISKGDWECLMYTKK from the coding sequence ATGCAATATTTGGAGATAAACATTCCGGTGTTAGACGAAAAAAAGGAAGTGCTAATGGCCGAACTGGAACTGCTTGGTTTTGAGAGCTTTTGGGACAAAGGTTCGGAAGTGGCAGCATATATCATAGAAGAAAATTTCAACCACAAATTGCTGTATGACAAGCTGGCCAAATATGGTATGGAAAACAGTTTTTCTATCAGCAAAATGGAAAATAAAAACTGGAATGAAGAGTGGGAATCGAACTATGAACCGATCTTGATTGGAAGTCAGGTGTTTGTTAGGTCACCTTTTCATGAGCCAAACTCAGAAGTTAATTATGAAGTCATTATTCAACCACAAATGTCTTTTGGCACGGGGCATCATCAAACTACGCAATTGGTTATTGAAATGATGTTGACAACCGATTTTACTAAAAAAAGTGTGCTTGACATGGGGTCAGGAACGGGAGTGTTGGCTATTTTGGCCGAAAAAATGGGTGCATCGCACGTGGTGGCCATCGACTATGATGAAAATTGTGTTGAAAACGCAGCCGAAAATTTGAAATATAACGGTAGCGAAAACGTTAAAATTCTTCAAGGAAGCCATGAGGCTATTCCTGACCAAGAGTTTGACGTGGTTTTGTCTAATATTACAAAAAATATTAATGTAGGTTTGATACCTTTTTTGGCCAAAGCCACCAAAAAGGGCGGGCAGATTATATTGGCCGGGTTTTTGAATTTTGATTTAGAAGAAATAGATAACATTGTGTGCAGTCATGGGTTTGCCATTGATAGAAACATATCGAAAGGCGATTGGGAGTGCCTGATGTACACAAAAAAGTAA